The Spirochaetota bacterium genome contains a region encoding:
- a CDS encoding DnaJ domain-containing protein yields the protein MDTFKTYTTIFGLTPHFTIEELTQAYRTLAMLYHPDISNDCDALQKMQLINAAYDYLKQYAVAHIKKDDIIRSRTKDRIYDIYKEAFDILQHAFYYYYTEGSGFTGNKEYLTTKLQEAKSLFSKIIKDYPYNEWVDDAIDKINSINKWL from the coding sequence ATGGATACCTTCAAAACCTATACCACTATCTTTGGGTTAACTCCACATTTTACCATAGAAGAACTTACCCAGGCTTATAGAACATTGGCTATGCTCTATCATCCTGATATAAGCAATGATTGTGATGCATTACAAAAAATGCAGCTTATTAATGCTGCATATGACTATCTCAAACAGTATGCTGTGGCTCATATTAAAAAGGATGATATAATACGTAGCAGAACAAAAGATAGAATATATGATATATATAAAGAGGCATTTGATATTCTTCAACATGCTTTTTATTACTATTACACTGAAGGGTCAGGTTTTACAGGCAATAAGGAATACCTTACAACTAAATTGCAAGAGGCAAAATCATTATTTTCCAAAATTATAAAGGACTATCCTTATAACGAATGGGTGGATGATGCTATTGACAAAATTAACAGCATTAACAAATGGTTGTAG
- the ychF gene encoding redox-regulated ATPase YchF translates to MGFTCGIIGLPNVGKSTIFNALTGAHVPMENYPFCTIEPNKGIVPVPDPRLYTIAHILEKHDPIPTRIEFIDVAGLVKGASKGEGLGNMFLSHIRSVDAIVHVVRCFGSSDVVHVEGEIHPLRDIEIINTELLLADMEVLLRAKEKIEKKAKSGDKENAHKLEIINTLFNYINQGTMLHKVSLDSEAALLCNEYGLITAKPMIICANVDEQVTINQYYTTLKEYAEKNGLGIVAISAKIEEEIAELPQEEQREYREAMGVDTSALERLIITAYSMLDLITYYTITTQLQAWTIKRGTTAQKASGIIHSDFEKGFIRAEVFHYNDLLQHKSLHAIKEHGLLKSEGRDYIVKDGDIIHFLFSV, encoded by the coding sequence ATGGGATTTACCTGTGGGATTATAGGATTGCCAAACGTAGGCAAGTCAACCATCTTCAATGCGCTGACAGGAGCACATGTTCCCATGGAAAATTATCCCTTTTGCACAATTGAACCCAATAAAGGTATAGTACCAGTTCCTGATCCACGACTGTATACCATAGCACACATATTAGAGAAACATGACCCTATACCAACAAGAATTGAGTTTATTGATGTTGCCGGCCTGGTGAAGGGTGCTTCCAAAGGGGAGGGGCTTGGCAATATGTTTTTAAGCCATATACGCTCGGTAGATGCAATAGTGCATGTGGTAAGGTGTTTTGGAAGCAGTGATGTAGTGCATGTTGAAGGAGAAATACATCCGTTGCGTGATATTGAAATTATTAATACTGAACTTTTGCTTGCTGATATGGAAGTATTATTGAGAGCAAAAGAAAAGATAGAAAAAAAGGCAAAATCCGGCGATAAAGAGAATGCCCACAAGCTGGAGATAATCAACACATTATTCAATTATATCAATCAGGGCACTATGTTACACAAAGTTTCTTTAGATTCAGAAGCGGCGCTGTTATGTAATGAATATGGTCTTATAACTGCAAAGCCCATGATAATTTGTGCGAATGTAGATGAACAGGTTACTATAAATCAATATTATACAACATTAAAAGAATATGCAGAAAAGAATGGATTGGGTATTGTTGCAATAAGCGCAAAAATTGAAGAAGAAATAGCTGAATTGCCTCAAGAAGAACAGCGTGAGTACAGGGAAGCGATGGGTGTGGACACATCAGCTCTGGAACGACTAATAATTACAGCATATTCCATGCTTGACCTTATCACATACTATACTATCACAACTCAGTTACAGGCATGGACTATTAAGCGTGGAACAACCGCCCAAAAAGCAAGTGGCATTATTCACAGTGATTTTGAAAAAGGGTTTATCAGGGCGGAAGTTTTTCATTATAACGACCTCCTACAGCATAAGTCTTTACATGCCATAAAAGAACATGGATTGCTTAAAAGTGAAGGGCGTGATTATATAGTTAAAGATGGTGATATCATTCACTTTTTATTCAGTGTGTAA
- a CDS encoding nitroreductase family protein translates to MEVFEAIKTRRSIRHYTSDLIPNDILTAIIDAGIWAPSGLNNQPWRFVIVQSNDIKEKLSHCTSYSRIIKESQACICVFYHIPSGYNRDKDIMGIGACIQNMLLAAHDKGLGAVWLGEILNKKQKVNELLAVSSDYELMAVIALGYPNEKGHSTRHPLDHFIIKTL, encoded by the coding sequence ATGGAAGTATTTGAAGCCATAAAAACTCGGAGGTCAATACGCCATTATACCTCTGATCTCATACCCAACGATATACTTACTGCTATCATCGATGCAGGAATATGGGCACCATCAGGTCTTAATAATCAACCATGGCGCTTTGTTATTGTACAGTCAAACGATATAAAAGAAAAGCTTTCGCATTGCACCTCATACTCGCGTATAATTAAAGAATCTCAGGCTTGTATATGCGTATTTTACCACATCCCCTCAGGATATAATCGCGATAAAGACATTATGGGCATTGGTGCATGTATTCAGAACATGCTGCTTGCTGCTCATGACAAAGGACTAGGGGCAGTGTGGCTTGGAGAAATACTCAATAAAAAACAGAAGGTAAATGAATTGTTAGCTGTCTCCAGTGATTATGAACTAATGGCAGTTATCGCGTTAGGATATCCCAATGAAAAAGGACATTCCACACGTCATCCATTAGATCATTTTATCATTAAAACGCTATAG